Within the Bradyrhizobium cosmicum genome, the region CAATACCGCGACCTACGGCGCGCGCTCGGATCTCGCACGCGAGCTGACGCAGGCCTGGCACACGCGCTTCGCCTCGCGCTGGGCGGTCGTTGCCGGCACCATGGAATCGATCCAGCCGATGGTGTTCTACAGCCCGGATCATCCGGCTGCGTTGATGCCGCTCGAAGCCTGGGATTCCGGGCTGACCTCGCGCGAGGACGCCAAGACATACGGCTTCATCGGCGTGTTCGATCCGACCGACGGCCGCCTGCCGGCGTTCGAGAAATGGGTGTCGGAGATCGCGCCGAACGCCGAGCGCATCGTGATGACCACGCGCCGCTTCACCCACGGCAAGGCTGGTCCGTCGATGAGCTGGAACATCTACATCGCGCCGCCGGCGAAGTGACGAGGGACTAAATCCCTTCCTCGTTGAACTTGCTTTCAACGAGTTCGGTGATTGCCGCGAGCGCGGCATCCGCTTCAGCACCGGCCGCGGCCACCGTGATCGTCGTGCCCGGGCCGGCCGCGAGCATCATCAGGCCCATGATCGAGGTGCCGCCGACGGTCTCGCCGCCGCGTGTCACCCACACCTGCGCGTTGAAGCGCTCGACGGCCTGGACGAATTTCGCGGAGGCGCGGGCGTGCAGGCCGCGCTTGTTGATGATCAGGAGGTCCTTGGAGATCGCGCCCGCGGGCACGCCCGACCCGGCTTGCGGCGCGTCCTCGCTCATTTGCCGGCGAGCACGCGGCTGGCGATGGTGACGTATTTGCGGCCCGCTTCCTGGGCCATCGCGATCGCGTCGGGCAGCGTGCGCTCTTCGCGCACCTTGGCGAGCTTCACCAGCATGGGAAGGTTGATGCCCGCGAGGACTTCGACCTTCGGCCGGCTCATGCAGGATATCGCCAGGTTGGACGGCGTGCCGCCGAACATGTCGGTGAGGATCGCAACGCCATCGCCGGAATCGACGCGGTTAACCGCCTCGATGATGTCGCTTCGACAGAGATCGGAATCATCTTCAGCGCCGATCGTGATCGCTTCGATTTGCTTTTGTGGGCCCATGACATGCTCAAGCGCTGCCTTGAACTCGTCGGCAAGGCGCCCGTGGGTCACAAGTACTAGACCAATCATCGGAAAACTCCTCGCGGGCGCTTTTGGTGCACCGCACGAACGCGCCACTTTGACCATCCAGAGCCCCCGCGCAAGGGGGGATGTTGCGTATCTCCCTGAATCTAGACGGATGGATAAGGGGAGCTGCGTCGGTCTATTCGGTCGCGAGTGTGGGGTTCATATGGTTACAATTTCCCTTCAAACAATCGCCTCAAGGGTTAGTGGAAGGTTAACTCTTGGTAGTGGTCAAGGCCGCAACAACCAAGGGGAGGGGCGAATAGCCGCGTCCGACCGGGATTCGGGGTATTTCGACACCGGAAATGCTTGTTTTGAGCGATTCTGCCGCGGGCAGGCGTTCCGCCTCCGCGGCGTCCAGATCGACCACGAGACCGACGGTCGCATGCTCCACGAAGTCGCAGTGGCGGATCCCCAGTCCCCGGATCTCGATCAGGCCGGCCAGTCTCGGTGCGGGACGGACCTCAATTTCATGGCCGACTGTCGCCAGATGGACACGGTCGTCCCCGACCAGAACGGCGCTTTCGACCACGCCGGCGCGCCCCGCCATGATCAAATCGAAGGCAAGCCGCGACTTGCCCGAGCCGGACGGCCCGCGGATCAGCACGGCCAGAGTCCCCACCTTGACCGCGGAGGCGTGAACGCTGGGGCCGCCGTCGCTCAATCTCCCTTGGCTCATAGCGCCGGCAGCCTCACCACGAAGCGCGCGCCGGCAACTGTCGGCGCGCCGTCCGCGTCCAGCGGGCCGGCACGGTTTTCGGCCCAGATGCGCCCGCCATGGGCATCGACGATCTGCTTGGAGATCGACAGGCCGAGGCCGGAGTTCTGGCCAAAGCCTTGATGCGGACGGTCGGTGTAGAAGCGCTCGAAGATGCGCTCCAGCGCGTCGTCGCGGATGCCGGGGCCGTCGTCGTCGACCACGATCTCGATCTCGGAACGGACGCGGCGGCAGGTGAGGCGTACCTTTTTGCCTGCTTCCGAGAAGGATTGCGCGTTGGAGAGCAGGTTGGAGACCACCTGCCCGAGCCGCGAATCATGGCCGGTCACGGCGAAGGCGTCGGTTGGGCTGCGGCCCTCGAAGCGGGTCTCGACCGCGACGTCATGGCCGAGCTTGGTCTCGTTGGCGACGGACACGAGGGTCGTCAGCAGGCGGCGCAGGTCGACCGGGACCGCATCCTGGCGCTGCAATTCGGCGTCGAGGCGGCTGGCGTCGGAGATGTCCGAAATCAGCCGGTCCAGCCGCTTGACGTCGTGCTCGATCACCTCGAGCAGGCGGGCGCGGCTGTTCTCGTTGCGCGCCAGCGGCAGCGTCTCGACCGCGGAGCGCAGCGAGGTCAGCGGATTCTTCAATTCGTGCGCGACGTCGGCGGCGAACATCTCGATGGCTTCGATCCGGCTGTAGAGCGCGCTGGTCATGTCGCGCAGCGCGCCGGAGAGATGGCCGATCTCGTCGCGGCGGCGGGTGAAGTCGGGAATCTCGATGCGGGCCTTGATGCGGCGGCGAACGCTCTCGGCGCTGTCGGCAAGCCGGCGCACCGGTCCTGCGATCGTGCTGGCGAGCAGCAGTGACAGCATGATCATGACCGCGGCGGCAACACCGCCGACCTTCAGGATCGCGAGGCGCTCGGCGGTGACCATCTGGTCGATGTCGTCGCCCTGGGTGGACAGCATCAACGCGCCGTGGATGGCGCGTGAGCGCAGCACGGGGACCGCGACCGAGACGATCACCTCGCCGCGCGCATTGACCCGCACCATCGAGCGCTTCTGGCCCTGGAGTGCGTCACTCACTTCCGCATAGCCGTTGCCGTTCTCGGGCCCGAGCTCGCGATAGAGCGGCAGGTCGCCGCGGTTCAGCCAGGTGCGCACCGCGACCATGCCGCGCTCGACGAAGCCGGGCTTGTCGGCCGGCGGCGGAAGGTTGAGGCGCAGCACGTTTTCGAGATTGCGGCTGTCGAGCAGCAGGCTGCCGTTCGGATCGTAGATGCGGGCTCGCGTCTTGGTCGGCGAGATCAGCGTGCGCAGCACCGGCGCCACGCGTTCCGGATTGATCGGAAAGTCCAGCGGCGAATACTCGTCCGGTCCGCCATAGGTCTCGCCCGGCTTGAGATCGAGCAGCCGGTCGGGATCGATGGTGATGGTGTTGGTTTGGACGGTCGCGGACGCCGCGATCGCGCCGGCGATGATTTCGGCCTGCACCAGCAGGCTCTGCGCGCGCGCGTCGATCAGGCCGGCGCGGAACTGCGACAGGTAAAGGATGCTCGCGACCAGCGCGACGAGGCCGGCAAGGTTGAGCGAGACGATGCGGCGGGTCAGGCTCGAGAAGGACAGCGCGAAGAAGAACTGCCCGGCGCGCTTCAGCCAGTTCAGCGGTCGCCACCCCTGCGCGGCCGGCCTGTCCTCGGCGACGTGCTCCAGACCGCCGTCGGATGCGACATCCCCGGCGCTCTGGTTCTCGTCAGGCTGCGTTCGGTCAAGCAATGCTTACGCCCGCGTTGGGACTTCTCGTGGGAAGGATCCCCGCATCCTAGAGCATGATCCGGAAAAGTGTGCAGCGGTTTTCCGAAAAGATCACGCTCAAGCTATCGAGCCATCCCGGTCCCGATGGAATCAGGACCGGCGATACTCCTGGTCTTTGTTGAAGGCGCGTGAGGCTCAGGCTTCCTTGAAGCGGTAGCCGACGCCGTACAGCGTCTCGATCATCTCGAACTCGTTGTCGACCACCTTGAACTTCTTGCGCAGCCGCTTGATGTGGCTGTCGATGGTGCGGTCGTCGACATAGACCTGGTCGTCATAGGCGGCGTCCATCAGCGCGTTGCGGCTCTTGACCACGCCGGGCCGGGTCGCCAGCGCCTGGAGGATCAGGAACTCGGTGACGGTCAGCGTCACCGGCTCGTTCTTCCAGGTGCAGGTATGACGTTCCGGATCCATGCGCAGCAGGCCGCGGTCGAGCGCCTTGGCGTCGTTCTCCTTCGGCGTGACGGTCGGGTCCTTCGGCGCCGAGCGGCGCAGCACGGCCTTGACGCGCTCGACCAGCAGGCGCTGCGAGAAAGGTTTGCGGATGAAATCGTCGGCGCCCATCTTGAGGCCGAACAGCTCGTCGATTTCTTCGTCCTTGGAGGTCAGGAAGATGACCGGCAGGTCGGACTTCTGCCGCAGGCGCCGCAGCGTCTCCATGCCGTCCATGCGCGGCATCTTGATGTCGAGGATGGCGAGATCGGGCTGGGTGGTACGGAAACCGTCCAGCGCGGAGGCGCCGTCGGTGTAGGTCATGATGCGATAGCCTTCGGCTTCCAGCGCGATCGAGACGGATGTGAGAATGTTGCGGTCGTCGTCGACCAAAGCGATTGTGGGCATGAGCCTCTGCTTTCTGCTTTCCGTTTGGGTCGTGGCTTAAACGGCGAGCAATCCACTGATGCGCCGCATACATGGGTGCCGAATTTGGCGTTCGAACCTTGTCACCGAGCAATGCAAGCTGGGCTGAAGTGTGACCAAGTTCCACGAAACACGGCAGATTCGCCGCATGTCGACCCATAACCCGACCCTCGTTTACCCGAAAAAAGGCCCTCCTTGCAACCACCCGAGCCGAGAAAGCCAATGCAACCGACCCCCGATTTCGACCCCGGAAAGCTCGCCAGATCGCTGCTCAGGCGGTCGCGCCAAGGCGCGCTGGCAACGCTGATGGCGGGCTCCGGCGATCCCTATTGTTCCCTGGTCAATCTGGCCAGCCACCCGGACGGCTCCCCGATCCTGCTGATCTCGGGCTTGGCGGTCCATACCAGGAACATTCTCGCGGATAGCCGGGTCTCGTTAATGCTGGACGAACGTGGGGCCGGCGATCCCTTGGAAGGCGCCCGCATCATGCTTTCTGGCCACGCCGAACAGGCCGCAGCCGACAAGGAACTCCTCAAGCGGCGGTATCTCAATGCCCATCCGTCCGCTGAAGCCTTTGTATCGTTTAAGGATTTCTCCTTTTTCCGGATCCGGCCCACGGGGACCCATCTGGTCGCCGGCTTTGGCCGGATCGTCGACCTCCGGCCGGAGCAGTTCCTAACCGACCTCGCCGGCGCTGAGGACCTGCTGGTGGCGGAGGAGGGGGCCGTCGAGCACATGAACGCCGACCACCGCGACGCCATGGGGCTCTACGCCACCAAACTCCTCGGTGCGGCCGAGGGCGACTGGCGCTGCACCGGCTGTGACCCCGAGGGCCTCGATATGCAGGATGGCCAGACCGCGCTGCGGCTCGATTTCCCGGAGCGCGTGACCAACGGCACGGCGCTACGAAAAATGCTGGTCCGCCTCGCTGGCGAAGCGCGCACCAAGCTGGATTCCAGCACTACAAATTGAACGCCGTTGCCCATCGCTGCGACCCAAGACCGTAATGATCTTGAGGTGCGCAGCGAGAGGATTCATGACACGCCGTCGTCTGACGCTGGTTGCGGGTCTGGCGCTCGCAATCACGGTATCGCTGGCCACGCCCGGCCTCGCCCAGAAGGGTGATCTCTCCGCGCAAAGCGCGCGGATCAACGCGCTGAGAAGCGCCGGCAAATATTCGGAAGCGCTGCCGCTGGCGCAGGCCATGGTGGCGTCTCTCGAGAAAACCACCAACAATCGCGACCTCGCAGGCGCTCTCAACAATCTCGCGCAAATCCATGCCGACCAGGGCCACGACGACCAGGCCGAGCCGATCTACAAGCGTGCCATCGCGCTGATGGAAAAGGGGACGGGTCTGGGCAGCGTCGAGATCGCACCGGTCCTGAACAACCTTGCTGCACTCTATCAGCGGCAGAGCCGGCTTTCCGAGGCTGAGCCGCTGTTCAAGCGTGCGCTCGCCGTTCGCGAGAAGGCGCTGTCGCGCGAGCATCCCGATGTCGGCCAGTCGCTCAACAATCTCGGCACGCTCTATGTGAAGCAGCAGCACTACGCGGACGCGGAGCCCTTGTTTCAACGGGCGCTGGCGATCTACCAGAAAGTCGGTGGTCCCGAGCATCCGGCCGTCGCGACCCTCCTGAACAATCTCGGTCAACTCTATCGCGATCTCGACCGCGACGCGGAGGCCGAAGTGCCGATCAGGCGCTCGCTCGTGATCCGCGAAAAGGTGCTGGGGATGGATCATCCCG harbors:
- a CDS encoding PTS sugar transporter subunit IIA, whose amino-acid sequence is MIGLVLVTHGRLADEFKAALEHVMGPQKQIEAITIGAEDDSDLCRSDIIEAVNRVDSGDGVAILTDMFGGTPSNLAISCMSRPKVEVLAGINLPMLVKLAKVREERTLPDAIAMAQEAGRKYVTIASRVLAGK
- a CDS encoding HPr family phosphocarrier protein — encoded protein: MSEDAPQAGSGVPAGAISKDLLIINKRGLHARASAKFVQAVERFNAQVWVTRGGETVGGTSIMGLMMLAAGPGTTITVAAAGAEADAALAAITELVESKFNEEGI
- a CDS encoding response regulator transcription factor, giving the protein MPTIALVDDDRNILTSVSIALEAEGYRIMTYTDGASALDGFRTTQPDLAILDIKMPRMDGMETLRRLRQKSDLPVIFLTSKDEEIDELFGLKMGADDFIRKPFSQRLLVERVKAVLRRSAPKDPTVTPKENDAKALDRGLLRMDPERHTCTWKNEPVTLTVTEFLILQALATRPGVVKSRNALMDAAYDDQVYVDDRTIDSHIKRLRKKFKVVDNEFEMIETLYGVGYRFKEA
- a CDS encoding HugZ family protein; this encodes MQPTPDFDPGKLARSLLRRSRQGALATLMAGSGDPYCSLVNLASHPDGSPILLISGLAVHTRNILADSRVSLMLDERGAGDPLEGARIMLSGHAEQAAADKELLKRRYLNAHPSAEAFVSFKDFSFFRIRPTGTHLVAGFGRIVDLRPEQFLTDLAGAEDLLVAEEGAVEHMNADHRDAMGLYATKLLGAAEGDWRCTGCDPEGLDMQDGQTALRLDFPERVTNGTALRKMLVRLAGEARTKLDSSTTN
- a CDS encoding sensor histidine kinase, with protein sequence MLDRTQPDENQSAGDVASDGGLEHVAEDRPAAQGWRPLNWLKRAGQFFFALSFSSLTRRIVSLNLAGLVALVASILYLSQFRAGLIDARAQSLLVQAEIIAGAIAASATVQTNTITIDPDRLLDLKPGETYGGPDEYSPLDFPINPERVAPVLRTLISPTKTRARIYDPNGSLLLDSRNLENVLRLNLPPPADKPGFVERGMVAVRTWLNRGDLPLYRELGPENGNGYAEVSDALQGQKRSMVRVNARGEVIVSVAVPVLRSRAIHGALMLSTQGDDIDQMVTAERLAILKVGGVAAAVMIMLSLLLASTIAGPVRRLADSAESVRRRIKARIEIPDFTRRRDEIGHLSGALRDMTSALYSRIEAIEMFAADVAHELKNPLTSLRSAVETLPLARNENSRARLLEVIEHDVKRLDRLISDISDASRLDAELQRQDAVPVDLRRLLTTLVSVANETKLGHDVAVETRFEGRSPTDAFAVTGHDSRLGQVVSNLLSNAQSFSEAGKKVRLTCRRVRSEIEIVVDDDGPGIRDDALERIFERFYTDRPHQGFGQNSGLGLSISKQIVDAHGGRIWAENRAGPLDADGAPTVAGARFVVRLPAL